The proteins below are encoded in one region of Pleuronectes platessa chromosome 14, fPlePla1.1, whole genome shotgun sequence:
- the cdca7a gene encoding cell division cycle-associated protein 7a produces the protein MTLTRSKRLAVQPPPSTRMSLRSFRSVPLVPMESSSSCSDDSCDSFGSDGGFANTRNSLRPTRRTAQKPEVETSEEEICSAFEETGISRRMKSMNVNSEAPRRGRRSNVLKVAMTFPSKKAQGKKRPASEPLPQPKVEDSDSEEETDFMDKRALNIKENKEMLAKLMAELNKVPGLFPPRTPSSASSTPRQAARRPTPRTLRRNPERLSRPHTRSRTAVDGPPSPTSEEEADDKFSLVRKSRYFEEYEEPPRRRVCNGMKSIPHVVRPVEDVTEMELQGICFNVREKVYNSCTGSTCHQCRQKTTDTKTNCRNPECQGVRGQFCGPCLRNRYGEEVRDALLDPEWLCPPCRGICNCSFCRAREGRCATGVLVYLAKYHGHDNVHAYLKSLRKELEESSE, from the exons ATGACTCTGACCCGCTCCAAG AGACTGGCAGTTCAGCCTCCTCCGTCCACCAGGATGAGTCTGAGGAGCTTCCGCAGCGTCCCACTGGTTCCCATggagtcctcctcctcttgctccgATGACAGCTGCGATAGCTTCGGCTCAGATGGAGGCTTTGCAAATACG agaaACAGCTTGAGACCGACGAGGAGGACGGCACAGAAACCAGAGGTGGAAACGTCAGAGGAGGAGATTTGCAGTGCGTTTGAGGAGACTGGCATCAGCAGGCGCATGAAATCCATG AATGTGAACTCTGAAGCTCCGAGACGAGGCCGCAGGTCCAACGTGCTGAAGGTTGCCATGACCTTTCCCAGCAAGAAGGCTCAGGGAAAGAAGAGGCCTGCGTCCGAACCGCTCCCTCAACCCAAAGTAGAGGACTCCGActcggaggaggagacggactTCATGGACAAGAGAGCCCTGAATATAAAGGAGAACAAGGAAATG CTGGCAAAGCTCATGGCCGAGCTGAACAAAGTGCCCGGACTCTTCCCGCCACGAACGCCATCGTCTGCTTCCTCCACG CCCAGACAGGCGGCCCGGCGACCGACCCCGAGAACCCTGAGGAGAAACCCGGAGCGTCTGTCCCGGCCCCACACACGGTCCCGCACGGCGGTGGACGGACCTCCCAGCCCGACCTCCGAGGAGGAGGCCGACGACAAGTTCAGCCTGGTTCGCAAAAGTCGCTACTTCGAGGAATATGAAGAGCCG CCCCGTCGCCGTGTCTGCAACGGCATGAAGTCCATTCCCCACGTGGTGCGGCCCGTGGAGGACGTCACGGAGATGGAGCTGCAGGGGATCTGCTTCAATGTGCGAGAGAAAGTCTACAACAGCTGCACT GGCTCCACCTGCCACCAGTGCCGCCAGAAAACCACCGACACCAAAACGAATTGCCGTAATCCAGAGTGCCAGGGCGTGAGGGGCCAGTTCTGCGGCCCCTGTCTTCGTAACCGCTACGGAGAGGAGGTCCGAGACGCCCTGCTGGATCCG GAGTGGCTGTGCCCGCCGTGCAGGGGGATCTGTAACTGCAGCTTCTGTCGAGCCCGAGAAGGCCGCTGTGCCACAGGAGTGCTGGTCTACCTGGCGAAATACCACGGCCACGATAACGTGCACGCTTATCTGAAGAG CTTGaggaaggagctggaggagagcagcGAGTGA